A window from Sceloporus undulatus isolate JIND9_A2432 ecotype Alabama chromosome 8, SceUnd_v1.1, whole genome shotgun sequence encodes these proteins:
- the LOC121914514 gene encoding receptor-interacting serine/threonine-protein kinase 2-like gives MASNLIPIISQKDLESISLMKTGFGFALKAFHAPENTDVSLKLLTSQNTTERELKALLQEVASTRCMQCERLLPALGICQFQGFLGVVTEWIHNGSLDLLIHEHELCPELPFPLSMRILSDVSEGLNYLHSLEPPILHYSLKPSNVLIDLEYRAKISDYGFATWRRRQIPSLLQSCNDKSGWDLLYFAPEILQGGSFSPEGDMYSFGMMCWENLSRQKPLRGKKTLLEAVTAVCSGVRPEIESAFVANDLPHRNKLVQLIALCWHHEPLNRPCAAECATLLQTILSTFRKETVSDAIYNLIHAKDCAINAAKGPVTHVLVKDPQNLEIICTENNNRHNKEINLKAQILSNVGPQIGTRGPVNEDQTLLARSHPYHGTTVRRGHPVCNSKGSRSPPHSLSTFLMPDSSASDRSTFPFCEESEDRQKPLPKPAQDPGCSLTYNSQQNSWSENRSTGSCYKQKSCSILACERVTILNCMTEGRLNHILDVLRSQQLLSRADYETITSFPTLTARTRAMLDTCLSLGEKAAQTAVSVLSTSKCSPLLRSIQENYAVN, from the exons ATGGCATCCAATCTGATACCCATCATTTCCCAAAAGGATCTGGAGAGCATTTCCCTAATGAAGACAGGATTTGGCTTTGCTCTCAAAGCCTTCCATGCGCCTGAGAATACGGATGTTTCTCTGAAGCTCTTGACAAGTCAGAATACAACAGAGAG AGAACTGAAGGCACTTCTTCAAGAGGTGGCCAGCACTCGATGCATGCAGTGTGAGAGGCTCCTGCCTGCCCTTGGCATCTGCCAgttccagggttttcttggcgtcGTCACAGAATGGATACACAACGGCTCTCTCGATTTGCTCATCCATGAG catGAACTCTGCCCAGAATTGCCTTTCCCTCTTTCTATGAGAATCTTGTCAGATGTGTCCGAGGGCCTGAATTATTTGCACTCATTGGAGCCTCCCATACTTCACTACAGTCTTAAGCCTTCCAATGTTCTCATAGATCTGGAGTATAGAGCTAAG ATATCAGATTATGGCTTTGCCACTTGGAGAAGGCGGCAAATACCTTCACTCTTGCAGAGCTGCAATGACAAAAGTGGTTGGGATTTGCTTTACTTTGCACCAGAAATACTTCAAGGTGGCAGCTTCTCACCGGAAGGTGACATGTACAG CTTTGGAATGATGTGTTGGGAAAACCTAAGCAGACAGAAGCCCTTGAGAG gCAAGAAAACTTTGCTTGAAGCTGTGACCGCAGTCTGCAGCGGAGTGCGTCCTGAGATTGAATCAGCATTCGTAGCAAATGACTTGCCACATCGTAACAAGTTGGTGCAGCTCATTGCTTTATGCTGGCACCACGAACCCCTTAACAGGCCATGTGCTGCAg AATGTGCAACACTCCTACAGACTATTCTTagcacattcagaaaggagacaGTTTCTGATGCGATATATAACTTGATCCATGCAAAG GACTGTGCAATAAATGCCGCCAAAGGCCCAGTTACTCATGTCCTTGTAAAAGACCCACAAAATTTGGAG ATCATCTGCACTGAGAACAACAACAGGCACAACAAGGAGATTAACCTAAAAGCACAGATTTTGTCAAATGTTGGTCCCCAGATTGGTACAAGAGGGCCAGTCAATGAAGATCAAACACTCCTTGCCAGGAGTCATCCTTATCATGGCACAACAGTAAGAAGAG GTCACCCAGTCTGCAACAGCAAAGGATCCAGATCGCCTCCACATTCCTTATCCACCTTTCTCATGCCTGATTCAAGCGCAAGTGACAGAAGTACCTTTCCCTTTTGCGAAGAGTCAGAGGACAGGCAGAAGCCACTGCCAAAACCAGCACAGGATCCTGGTTGCAGTCTAACATACAACAGCCAACAGAACAGTTGGTCAGAAAACAGGTCAACAG GATCCTGCTATAAACAGAAGAGCTGTTCCATCCTGGCCTGTGAGCGAGTAACCATCCTCAACTGTATGACCGAAGGACGCCTGAACCATATCTTGGATGTCCTGCGCTCTCAACAGCTCTTATCCAGGGCCGACTACGAGACGATCACCTCCTTTCCCACTTTGACCGCCCGAACCCGTGCTATGCTGGACACTTGCCTTAGCCTTGGCGAAAAGGCTGCCCAGACCGCGGTGTCTGTATTGTCTACTAGCAAATGCAGTCCTTTGCTACGAAGCATCCAGGAAAATTATGCTGTGAATTAA